The Bacteroidota bacterium genomic sequence AGTTGCCGCACAACCTGTTTAAAGATCCCTACATCTTCGAGTTTCTGGATTTACCCGAAGGACATTCAGAAAAGGATCTGGAAAAGGCGCTGGTAAAAAATCTGCAGAAATTTATCCTTGAAATAGGCAAGGGCTTTACTTACATGGGTACACAGTTCAGGATGCAGGTAGGAAACAAGGATTATTACACCGATCTGTTGTTTTATCACCGCGATTTGCAGTGTCTGGTACTTTTCGAGCTGAAAATTCATGAGTTTGAGCCCGAATTTCTTGGTAAACTCAATTTTTACCTCGAAGCACTTGACCGTGATGTGAAACGCCCGCACGAAAAACCCAGCATTGGCATTTTGCTCTGTAAAGGCAAGGATTCGGAAGTGGTAGAGTATTCGCTGGCCCGCAATCCCTCGCCCGCACTCATTGCCGATTTTGAAACCAAACTTCTGCCCAAGGATGTGCTTGCCCGCAAACTCAACCAGTTATTTGAACAGCTTACGGGGTTGGATGAGTTTGTAAATGATTGAATAAAGGCTAGTTGGATGATTTTTGAGTCAGAAGAAAAGCTAATTTGGTAGTGAAAACAGAAAAATCGCTCAAAAAACTTGATTCGCTGTTTGCCACACTCAAAAATTATCCGATATTTGCACTCCGTTTTCGGAAAATAAAGCATTGAGTCATGTCAAAAGTTTGTCAGATTACCGGTAAGCGCACCATTGTAGGAAACAAAGTGTCGCACTCAAACCGCAAGACCAAGCGCACGTTCATCCCGAACCTGCACACCAAGCGTTTCTTCCTTCCCGAAGAAAACCGCTTCATCACCCTGAAAGTGTCCACTTCGGGAATGCGCACCATCAACAAGATCGGTATCAAAGAAGCCGTGAAGCGTGGTGTAGAGGCTGGTCTTATCCGCCTGTAATTCCCATTGGCCGGTGAATAACCGGTTCATACCTTCTGACAAACGTTGTTCGCTGTTGCGGGCAACGTTTTGTAGTTTTGTTTCACCGGTACGTTTTGGCCGGTGTTTTATTTTTCAAGTATTCCATGCGTTCACTTCGTGCTTTCTGGTGTTTGCCCTTGCTGCTGCTGCTTTCGGCGGGCGATGGCGGTAAATACAATTATGATACTGATTTGCTTTCGCCCGAGTTTCATGCCGGGCGGCGCAATGCGCTGCGGGCGCTGATGCCTGATAGTTCGGTGGCCGTGTTTTTTGCCTCGCCGGTGCGCAACCGGGCCAATGATGTGGATTACGATTACCATCCCGACCCTAATTTCTACTACCTCACCGGCCTGCGCGAGCCCAATGCCATGCTGCTGGTGTTCAAGGAGAAAATTGCCATCGACACGCTTTTTACCAACGAAATTCTGCTTGTGCAGGACCGCAGCCCCGGAGCAGAAGCCTGGACCGGCCGCCGTTTGGGACCTGAAGGTGCAAAAAAGACGCTGAAAATAGACCGGGTGCTGAGCAACAAAGCCTTTGCCGGAATGAAAATTGACTTTGCGCGTTTCAGTAAAGTCTTGTTTTACGAATTGCCCGGCGATGTGCGCGATGAAAAGTACGATGAGGCCGATTTGTACAACCTGATTGCCCGGTTCCGCAGCCGTACCGAAGGCCATAAAAACAACGATAATCTCCGCATCGACGAGTACATGAGCATTTTGCGCCAGATCAAACAGCCGGAGGAAATGGTGCTTTTGCGCAAGGCCATTGATATAAGCTGCGCTGCACATATCGAAATGATCAAGGCGCTGGAACCCGGCATGGGCGAATACGAAACGCAGGCCATTCTTGAGTACGAATTCCGCCGCCGTGGTGCCGAAGCCGTGGGCTACCCAAGCATTTGCGGCGGTGGCGAAAACAGTTGTATTCTGCACTACACCACCAACCGCAAACCGCTTACCGGCAACAATTTAATCGTGCTCGACGCCGGTGCCGAATACCACGGCTACACCGCCGATATTACGCGCACGCTACCGGTTGACGGGAAGTTTTCGGACGAGGAAAAGGCCATTTACAACATCGTACTCGAAGCGCAGGAAGCCGGTATTGCCCTTTGCCGCCCCGGAAACGATTTCCGCGCACCGCACAAAGCAGCCGTTGCCATAATTAAAAAACGCCTGCTCGAACTGGGCATCATTACCAAAGAAGAAGATTTTCAACGCTACTTCTTCCACGGCACTTCCCACTACCTCGGCCTTGATGTGCATGATGCCGGTATGTACGGCCGTTTTGAAGCCGGAAACGTGATTACCGTTGAACCGGGCATCTACATCCCCGAAGGCTCGCCCTGCGACCCGAAATGGTGGAATATCGGCATCCGTATCGAAGATGATATACTCATTACCGCCGGCGCCCCCGAAAATCTCTCCGGCTCCATCCCCAAAACAGTGGCCGAACTGGAAACACTTATGCAGGTGGAAAGCTACCTCAACCGCCGTCCCGACCTGCCAAAACCCACCGGCAAACACAGTCACTGACCATTTTGTGAAAAAGAAAAGGCCTGAGAAAGAAAAAAATACATTTTCCGCTTGGTAAACCCGAAGGAATAATTACCTTTGCCGTCCGATTAAGTAAAAGCAGAAATTACCATGGCTAAGAAAGGTAACCGCATTCAGGTAATCCTCGAATGCACCGAGCATAAGGAGAGCGGACTTCCCGGTACTTCGCGTTACATCACCACGAAGAACAAGAAGAACACCCCTGAGCGTATTGAGATCAAAAAATACAACCCGATCCTCAAGCGCATGACCGTTCATAAAGAAATCAAGTAATCAACCGGCTAACGTCTATCCGTCATGGCTAAGAAAGTAGTTGCTACCCTGAAAACCGGTGAAGGAAAACAATTCACCCGCGTAATCAAAATGGTTAAGTCGCCCAAAACAGGCGCTTATGCCTTCAAGGAAGAAGTGGTTCACAACGACCACATCAAAGACTTCCTGTCTGATAAAAAGTAATTTCGCGCAAGATGCGAAACCGATTGAAGCTTCTTTCACCGAAAGGAGCTTTTGTCGTTTCTGAATATCACTGCTATGGGAATTTTTAACTTCTTCAGTAAAGAGAAAAAAGAGAACCTTGACCAGGGTTTATCCAAAACCAAGGAAACCTTTTTCTCTAAAATTGCCCGCGCCGTGGTGGGCAAATCAACCGTTGATGCCGAAGTTCTCGACAACCTGGAAGAGGTGTTGATTACTTCGGATGTGGGTGTGGAAACCACGCTCAAAATCATCAAGCGCATTGAAGAACGTGTATCGCGCGATAAGTATGTTAATACTTCGGAGCTGGATACGATTTTGCGCGATGAAATAGCTGCGTTGCTGGCCGAAAACAACACCGAAGACCTGCGCGAGTTTGCCGTGCCAGAAGGCAAAAAGCCGTATGTAATTATGGTTGTTGGCGTAAACGGCGTAGGAAAAACCACCACCATTGGCAAGCTGGCCAATGCCTTCAAGCAAAGCGGCAAAAGTGTAATGCTTGGCGCAGCCGATACCTTTCGTGCGGCGGCAGTAGATCAGCTTACCATCTGGTCGCAGCGGGTAGATGTGCCCATTGTGTCGCAGGGCATGGGAGCTGACCCGGCTTCGGTGGCTTTTGATACGCTCAACTCGGCCGTGGCACGCAATGCCGATGTGGTAATTATTGACACGGCCGGCCGTTTGCACAACAAGATCAACCTGATGAACGAGTTGAGCAAAATCAAAAAGGTGATGCAAAAAGTAGTGCCGGATGCGCCACACGAAGTGTTGCTGGTGCTCGACGGCTCAACCGGGCAAAATGCCATTGAGCAGTGCAAGCAATTTACTGCCGCCACTGATGTAACTGCACTTGCCGTAACCAAACTCGATGGTACAGCCAAAGGCGGCGTGGTAATTGGTATCTCCGATCAGTTCAAAATTCCGGTAAAATATATTGGAGTAGGTGAGAAGATCGGGGATTTGCAGGTATTCAATAAAGGTGAGTTTGTAGATTCCCTTTTTAAAAGAAACTGATAACAGAGCGAGAAAGAGAAAGAGAGCGGTTGCCGTAGTTTATTACGCCCCGCTCTCTTTCTCTTTCTCTTTCTCTTTCTCTTTCTCTTTCTCTTTCTCTTTCTCTTTCCCGCTCCCGCTCCCGCTCTGTTTAATTGGTAATTACAGCTGTGCCTGTTGCACTAACCATAAGCATTGACCCATTGCCAACAGTTTCATAGTCGAGGTCAACGCCGATGATTGCATTTGCGCCCATTTGCTTTGCCATTTGGGTCATTTCCTCAAGAGCAATATTTTTGGCATCACGCAAACTTTTTTCATACATACCTGCGCGGCCGCCCACAATATCGGTAATTCCGGCAAAGAAATCCTTTACAATATTTGCACCAATAATGGCTTCGCCCGAAACAAGTCCGATGTAACGGGTGATTTGTTTTCCTTCAAGTGTACTGGTTGTTGTAATAAGCATGGGATATCGTTTTTATTTAAGGTAAAGATAGAGAAGCAGAAGTTCTGCAGATTTAAAAAAGATGTTAATTGTGATCTCGGGATTTTTTAAACAGATCTGCTCAGGCTGCCTTCGATTGATTAATTTTCATTTCCCAAACAAGCATACCCCAATGGATAATGAACATCAGTTAGAACTCGAAAAATTCAATTTCGAGAAGGAAAAAACCAACCGCGATTTTAAACTGCGCGAACGGGAACTGGCACTCCAGGAGCAAAGCCAGAGCAACAACGGTTTTAAGAAGCTGTTTACCAATCCGATTTTGCTGGCGGCTATAACGGCTGTGCTGGGCCTTTCGGTGGATATGATTCTTAAAAACCAGGAGCATAGCCTTACGCTGGCCGAAAACAAACGAAAGCAACAATCGGAATTACTGATGAAGGCGCTCGACGGAAGCGATATTACGGTAATTGCCATGAAGCTTTCGCTGCTGGATAGTTTGAATTTCATTGATCTTACGCATGAGCAGCAGCAGGCTGTAATTTCAGCTTATGCGCAAAAAGCCGGCGTACAGCCCGATTACGAGGTGCTGATTAACGAGACCAATTCAGACAGTACGCGCCGTGCTGATTCGGTGATTGTACCGGAAACGTCGGTTAATCAGCCGTCAGTAAAGCCCAAGCCGCCAATAATAGCAGAGGTGAAGCCGCTTACGGCGCCGGGCTACACCATTCTCATTGGCACCGATGTGTTGCAAAACGAGGCGATTGCAGAACTTGAGCTGGCCCGGAAAATGTATCCTGATGCGCGGCAGTATCAGAACGGAAAGTTTACGCTCACTGTGGTGGGCAATTTCGCCACCCGCGACCAGGCAGAAGCCGAACTGGAAAAAGTGCGCATATCGCTGCATCGCCCCGGCGCCTATGTGATACGCAACCTTCAAAAACGCACCATCCCCGGCGCCGAAACCCGCTAATCAAACCCTCGTTTTGCGTACCTTTGCACCCGCATGAAAACCAAGACGCTTCGCAAGAATAAGGTCAACGTGGTGACGTTGGGCTGCTCAAAAAATATTTTCGACTCCGAAGTACTCATGGGCCAGCTGCGCGCCAATGAGTATGAAGTAGAGCACGAAAGTCAGAAAGGTGATGCAGCCATTGTGATTATCAATACCTGCGGGTTCATTGAAAACGCCAAGCAGGAAAGTATTGATACCATTCTCCAGTTTGTGGATGCAAAGGATCAGGGCCTGGTGGAGAAAGTGTATGTAACCGGCTGCCTGAGCGAACGCTACAAGCCCGATCTGGAAAAGGAAATTCCCGAAGTGGATGCCTGGTTCGGCACGCGCGATCTGCCGCGTTTGCTTAAAACACTCAAGGCCGACTATAAGCACGAACTTGTCGGCGAACGCATCCTCACCACACCGCAGCATTTTGCCTATCTTAAAATTTCGGAAGGCTGCGACCGGCCCTGCTCGTTTTGCGCCATTCCGCTCATGCGCGGCAAACACATTTCCACACCCATTGAACAGCTGGTGAAACAGGCCGGAACACTGGCCAAAAACGGCACGCAGGAACTCATTCTCATTGCGCAGGATTCAACTTACTACGGACTCGATTTGTACGGCAAGCGCAACCTTGCCGAACTCATGCAGCATCTTGCTGCGGTTGACGGTATGCGCTGGATTCGCCTGCACTATGCTTTCCCCAGCGGCTTTCCTGAAGATGTGCTCGACCTGATGCGCGATACCCCCAACATTTGCAATTACCTCGATATGCCGCTGCAACACATCAGCGATAATATGCTCAAAAGCATGCGCCGCGGCACTACCAAGCAAAAAACAATCGACCTCGTAAATAAAATCCGCGATAAGGTGCCCGGCATTACATTGCGCACCACACTTATCACCGGCTATCCCGGTGAAACCGAGCAGGATCACGAAGAAATGCTGCGCTGGGTGGAAGATACCCGTTTCGACAGGCTGGGTGTGTTTACCTATTCGCACGAAGAAAATACACACGCCCACACGCTCGAAGACAATGTGCCTGCCGAAGTGAAGCAGGCCCGCGCCGAGGCTGTGATGGAAGTGCAAAGCGGAATTTCCTACGACCTCAACCAGCAGCGCGTGGGCAAAACATTCGATGTGCTCATCGACCGCAAGGAAGGCGACTATTTCATCGGCCGTACCGAAGCCGATTCGCCGGAGGTGGATAACGAAGTGCTGGTACCGGCAAAAGATAATTACCTGCGCATCGGTCACTTTGCAAAAGTGCAGATTGAAAAAGCCGAGGAGTTTGATTTGTATGGTAAAGTGGTTGAATAACACCGCTTTTCCGTTGCACAGTCCGCTCATCAGCAGATACATTTTCCAATTTCTGTCAATTCCTACTTTTACAATATGAACCTTACCGCATCTCTCAAACGCATTGTTGCCAGCGCGCTGCTGGTGCTGTTTCTGCTTCCGCTCCGTGCCGACGAAGGCATGTGGCTTCCGCTGTTGCTGGAACAGATGAATATTACCGATATGAAAGCCCGTGGCTTCAAGCTCAGTGCAGCTGATATCTACAGCATAAACAGCACCAGCATGAAAGATGCCGTGGTGCAGTTTGGCGGTGGCTGCACCGGCGAAATTATTTCGGGCGAAGGATTGCTGCTTACCAACCACCATTGCGGCTACGGACAAATTCAGTACCACAGCTCGGTGGAGAAAGATTACCTCACCAACGGCTTCTGGGCAATGAACCGGGGCGAGGAATTGCCTTGTCCGGGGCTTACCGCCATGTTCATCATTCGAATGGAAGAAGTAACTGCGCAGGTACTCAACGGCGTAAACGATAATATGCCGGAGGCCAAGCGCATGGAAGTAATTCAGGCCAACATCAAGCGCATTGAAAAAGAAAATACCAAAGACGGCTACGAAGCGATGGTGCGCAGCTTTTTCTACGGCAATGTGTTTTACATGTTCATTACCGAAACCTTCCGCGATGTGCGTATGGTTGGCGCTCCGCCTACATCTATTGGTAATTTTGGCGGTGATACTGATAACTGGATGTGGCCCCGTCATACCGGCGACTTTTCCCTCTTCCGCATTTATGCCGGCAAAGACAACCGCCCCGCCGAGTACTCAAAAGATAATGTGCCGTTTAAGCCGCGTAAGTTTTTCAATATTTCCATGCGCGGTGCCCAGGAAAACGATTTTACGCTCGTGTATGGTTTTCCCGGCCGTACACAGGAATACATCTCATCGTATGCTGTAAGTATGATCGGCGATGTATCTGATCCGCTGAAAGTGGATCTGCGCACACAGCGTCTCAACATCATTCGTGCCGGTATGCGCAGCAGCGATGTGGTGCGTATTCAGTATGCCGCCAAGTACAACAGCATTGCCAATGCCTGGAAAAAATGGCAGGGTGAAATGAAAGGCCTGCGCGATAACAAAGCCGTGGAGAAAAAACAGAAATACGAAGCCGAATTTACACGCCGCGTAGAAGCTGATGCCGCGCTGAAACCAAAATATGGAAATGTGCTTGCCGAACTTGCAACACAGCACGAAGGATTGAAGCCGTGGCAAATTGCATTCGATTATTTCACAGAAGGTATCCTTCAGGTAGAAGCACTTCGCCTCGCATGGAGTTATAAAAAATTAGTTGACCTGAGCAAAGCTGCATCGCCTGATCAGACCGAGATAAATAAAGCACTCGATGCATTGAAAAAGAATGTGGGGCCGTTCTTCAAAAATTTCAATGCTTCGGTTGATATGAAGCAGGCTGTCGTGCTGTTCACTGCCACCGACAAGGGCATGGATCCTGATAAGCGTACGCCTCAATGGAACAGCCGAAACAAAAACTTTGGCAGCTACTTCAAAAAACTCTACAAAAAGTCAATGTTTGCCAACGGAGCCAAGCTGGAGAAGTTTGTAAACAGCTACACGGCTGACAAATATAAAGCCATTGAAAAAGACATGGCCTATCAGCTGGCGGTAGAACTATTTACGCATTTTAACAGCAAAATAAGACCCGAGTTCGATAAGTACAACGATGAAATTGCCCGCCTCAACCGCATTTACATGCAGGGGCAAATGGATGTATTTAAAGAACGTCGTTTTTATCCCGATGCCAATTCCACACTGCGCGTTGCATACGGAAAAGTAGAAGGTTACACCACGCCCGAAGGCAAAACGTACAACTGGTTCACCACTCTCGACGAACTCATTGCGAAAGAAACCGATACTATTGCCGATTATAAAGTGCCGCAGAAGCTAAAGGAACTTCACGCCAAAAAAGACTATGGCCGCTATGCTGCGCGTGATGGTAAAATTCACACCTGCTTCATTGCATCCAACCACACCACCGGTGGTAACTCCGGCAGTCCGGTGCTGGATGCACAGGGAAACCTCATCGGCACCAATTTCGACCGCTGCTGGGAAGGAACCATGAGTGATATTAACTATGACATTTCGGTGTGCCGGAACATTACGCTTGATATTCGTTATACACTCTTCATCATTGATAAGTATGCCGGTGCCGGTTATCTTATTGATGAAATGGTGCTGGTGAAGTAACATGGCTAACTATTTCATTCCCAGAGGAAATTATTTCTTTACGCCATTGCTCATTTATGCAAATGTGGCAATGTGGTTGTTGATGATTATTTCAGGTGCATCGGTTTTTCATCCCGATGCACTTGAAGTAATGAACTGGGGAGGAAACCGTCCTGCACTTACGTTTGATGGTGAAGTGTGGCGCCTGTTTACGTCGATGTTTGTGCACTGGGGAGTTGTGTATCTCGCACTTACATTAATCGCGTTGTTTACGCTTTCGGGCTGGCTCGAAAGCCAGATCGGTCGCTGGCGGTTTGCGGTGATTTATTTTTTTGCGGGCATTATTTCATCAGCCGCAGCAAGCTGGTATAACCCGCAAACCGTTGTGGTAGCGGGTGCTTCGGGGGCGTGCTTTGGTATTGCAGGAGCCATTCTTGCGGTGTGGCTGATAAAGAAAAACAGCCCGCCGCGCACTACGTCATTTCTGGCTTTCGCCACACTGTTTATTGGCTACAGTATTTACACTGGTATAACCGACAAAGGCGACAATGCGCAAAACCTAAGCGGATTGCTTGCC encodes the following:
- a CDS encoding S46 family peptidase, whose amino-acid sequence is MNLTASLKRIVASALLVLFLLPLRADEGMWLPLLLEQMNITDMKARGFKLSAADIYSINSTSMKDAVVQFGGGCTGEIISGEGLLLTNHHCGYGQIQYHSSVEKDYLTNGFWAMNRGEELPCPGLTAMFIIRMEEVTAQVLNGVNDNMPEAKRMEVIQANIKRIEKENTKDGYEAMVRSFFYGNVFYMFITETFRDVRMVGAPPTSIGNFGGDTDNWMWPRHTGDFSLFRIYAGKDNRPAEYSKDNVPFKPRKFFNISMRGAQENDFTLVYGFPGRTQEYISSYAVSMIGDVSDPLKVDLRTQRLNIIRAGMRSSDVVRIQYAAKYNSIANAWKKWQGEMKGLRDNKAVEKKQKYEAEFTRRVEADAALKPKYGNVLAELATQHEGLKPWQIAFDYFTEGILQVEALRLAWSYKKLVDLSKAASPDQTEINKALDALKKNVGPFFKNFNASVDMKQAVVLFTATDKGMDPDKRTPQWNSRNKNFGSYFKKLYKKSMFANGAKLEKFVNSYTADKYKAIEKDMAYQLAVELFTHFNSKIRPEFDKYNDEIARLNRIYMQGQMDVFKERRFYPDANSTLRVAYGKVEGYTTPEGKTYNWFTTLDELIAKETDTIADYKVPQKLKELHAKKDYGRYAARDGKIHTCFIASNHTTGGNSGSPVLDAQGNLIGTNFDRCWEGTMSDINYDISVCRNITLDIRYTLFIIDKYAGAGYLIDEMVLVK
- a CDS encoding SPOR domain-containing protein, whose translation is MDNEHQLELEKFNFEKEKTNRDFKLRERELALQEQSQSNNGFKKLFTNPILLAAITAVLGLSVDMILKNQEHSLTLAENKRKQQSELLMKALDGSDITVIAMKLSLLDSLNFIDLTHEQQQAVISAYAQKAGVQPDYEVLINETNSDSTRRADSVIVPETSVNQPSVKPKPPIIAEVKPLTAPGYTILIGTDVLQNEAIAELELARKMYPDARQYQNGKFTLTVVGNFATRDQAEAELEKVRISLHRPGAYVIRNLQKRTIPGAETR
- a CDS encoding DUF4295 domain-containing protein; protein product: MAKKVVATLKTGEGKQFTRVIKMVKSPKTGAYAFKEEVVHNDHIKDFLSDKK
- the rimO gene encoding 30S ribosomal protein S12 methylthiotransferase RimO, whose product is MKTKTLRKNKVNVVTLGCSKNIFDSEVLMGQLRANEYEVEHESQKGDAAIVIINTCGFIENAKQESIDTILQFVDAKDQGLVEKVYVTGCLSERYKPDLEKEIPEVDAWFGTRDLPRLLKTLKADYKHELVGERILTTPQHFAYLKISEGCDRPCSFCAIPLMRGKHISTPIEQLVKQAGTLAKNGTQELILIAQDSTYYGLDLYGKRNLAELMQHLAAVDGMRWIRLHYAFPSGFPEDVLDLMRDTPNICNYLDMPLQHISDNMLKSMRRGTTKQKTIDLVNKIRDKVPGITLRTTLITGYPGETEQDHEEMLRWVEDTRFDRLGVFTYSHEENTHAHTLEDNVPAEVKQARAEAVMEVQSGISYDLNQQRVGKTFDVLIDRKEGDYFIGRTEADSPEVDNEVLVPAKDNYLRIGHFAKVQIEKAEEFDLYGKVVE
- a CDS encoding aminopeptidase P N-terminal domain-containing protein yields the protein MRSLRAFWCLPLLLLLSAGDGGKYNYDTDLLSPEFHAGRRNALRALMPDSSVAVFFASPVRNRANDVDYDYHPDPNFYYLTGLREPNAMLLVFKEKIAIDTLFTNEILLVQDRSPGAEAWTGRRLGPEGAKKTLKIDRVLSNKAFAGMKIDFARFSKVLFYELPGDVRDEKYDEADLYNLIARFRSRTEGHKNNDNLRIDEYMSILRQIKQPEEMVLLRKAIDISCAAHIEMIKALEPGMGEYETQAILEYEFRRRGAEAVGYPSICGGGENSCILHYTTNRKPLTGNNLIVLDAGAEYHGYTADITRTLPVDGKFSDEEKAIYNIVLEAQEAGIALCRPGNDFRAPHKAAVAIIKKRLLELGIITKEEDFQRYFFHGTSHYLGLDVHDAGMYGRFEAGNVITVEPGIYIPEGSPCDPKWWNIGIRIEDDILITAGAPENLSGSIPKTVAELETLMQVESYLNRRPDLPKPTGKHSH
- the rpmG gene encoding 50S ribosomal protein L33 is translated as MAKKGNRIQVILECTEHKESGLPGTSRYITTKNKKNTPERIEIKKYNPILKRMTVHKEIK
- a CDS encoding rhomboid family intramembrane serine protease yields the protein MANYFIPRGNYFFTPLLIYANVAMWLLMIISGASVFHPDALEVMNWGGNRPALTFDGEVWRLFTSMFVHWGVVYLALTLIALFTLSGWLESQIGRWRFAVIYFFAGIISSAAASWYNPQTVVVAGASGACFGIAGAILAVWLIKKNSPPRTTSFLAFATLFIGYSIYTGITDKGDNAQNLSGLLAGFLVGLLAVYDFRTPVRTYRFTTLAAIAGLTISAVFFFLAAKPVQQRVQAEQMMSEFVELDQTTAEAEDFFERQVNEGDSADPEDFKQKVVLQRKKLHEIGGRMKQLDMTEDEKYLASKLTEYASLRAEQASDYHQYLLTGKLHFLKRSANLRDQADELINAINTAYENQAKKVK
- the rpmB gene encoding 50S ribosomal protein L28, yielding MSKVCQITGKRTIVGNKVSHSNRKTKRTFIPNLHTKRFFLPEENRFITLKVSTSGMRTINKIGIKEAVKRGVEAGLIRL
- a CDS encoding heavy metal-binding domain-containing protein, yielding MLITTTSTLEGKQITRYIGLVSGEAIIGANIVKDFFAGITDIVGGRAGMYEKSLRDAKNIALEEMTQMAKQMGANAIIGVDLDYETVGNGSMLMVSATGTAVITN
- the ftsY gene encoding signal recognition particle-docking protein FtsY, whose product is MGIFNFFSKEKKENLDQGLSKTKETFFSKIARAVVGKSTVDAEVLDNLEEVLITSDVGVETTLKIIKRIEERVSRDKYVNTSELDTILRDEIAALLAENNTEDLREFAVPEGKKPYVIMVVGVNGVGKTTTIGKLANAFKQSGKSVMLGAADTFRAAAVDQLTIWSQRVDVPIVSQGMGADPASVAFDTLNSAVARNADVVIIDTAGRLHNKINLMNELSKIKKVMQKVVPDAPHEVLLVLDGSTGQNAIEQCKQFTAATDVTALAVTKLDGTAKGGVVIGISDQFKIPVKYIGVGEKIGDLQVFNKGEFVDSLFKRN